Proteins from a genomic interval of Medicago truncatula cultivar Jemalong A17 chromosome 3, MtrunA17r5.0-ANR, whole genome shotgun sequence:
- the LOC25490170 gene encoding probable galacturonosyltransferase-like 1: MQSNPKPPFLFLYLILFFFFLPCLSSTITHQFKEAPEFYNSPKCPSITDTSKSTVVQVAMTLDTTYIRGSMAAILSILQHSSCPQNIFFHFVCSSNAFNLRAAIITSFPYLKFHLYTFDDTTVTGLISTSIRSALDCPLNYARSYLPSLLPLSVNRVVYLDSDLILVDDIAKLAETPLGENSVLAAPEYCNANFSSYFTPSFWSNPSLSLTFANRKPCYFNTGVMVIDLERWREGDYTAKIEDWMELQKRMRIYELGSLPPFLLVFAGNIAPVDHRWNQHGLGGDNFRGLCRNLHPGPVSLLHWSGKGKPWVRLDASRPCPLDALWAPYDLLQTPFSFDS, translated from the coding sequence ATGCAATCCAACCCAAAACCACCATTTCTATTCTTATAtctcatccttttttttttctttctaccaTGTTTATCATCTACCATCACCCATCAATTCAAAGAAGCTCCTGAATTCTACAATTCCCCAAAATGCCCTTCCATTACCGACACTTCAAAATCAACAGTAGTCCAAGTAGCAATGACACTCGACACAACATATATCCGAGGATCCATGGCAGCAATCTTATCAATCCTCCAACATTCATCATGTCCACAAAACATATTCTTCCACTTCGTTTGTTCATCAAACGCGTTCAATCTACGCGCCGCAATCATAACCTCCTTCCCCTACCTCAAATTCCATCTCTACACCTTTGATGACACTACGGTCACCGGACTCATCTCAACCTCCATTCGTTCAGCTCTTGATTGTCCTCTCAACTACGCTCGTAGCTACTTACCAAGTCTCTTACCACTTTCCGTTAACCGCGTTGTTTATCTTGATTCAGATCTTATTCTTGTTGATGACATTGCAAAATTAGCAGAAACACCTTTAGGAGAAAACTCTGTTTTAGCAGCACCTGAATATTGTAACGCAAATTTCAGTTCTTATTTTACTCCATCGTTTTGGTCTAATCCTTCTTTGTCTCTCACTTTTGCGAATCGAAAGCCTTGTTATTTCAACACGGGTGTGATGGTGATTGATTTGGAACGATGGAGAGAAGGGGATTATACTGCAAAGATTGAGGATTGGATGGAGTTGCAGAAGAGGATGAGGATCTATGAATTGGGTTCGTTGCCGCCGTTTTTGCTTGTTTTTGCCGGGAATATTGCTCCGGTGGATCATAGGTGGAATCAACATGGACTTGGTGGTGATAATTTTCGTGGTCTTTGTAGAAATCTTCATCCCGGTCCTGTGAGTTTGTTGCATTGGAGTGGGAAAGGTAAACCTTGGGTTAGATTGGATGCTAGTAGGCCTTGTCCTTTGGATGCACTTTGGGCACCCTATGATCTGTTACAAACTccattttcttttgattcttgA